The proteins below are encoded in one region of Nitrospinota bacterium:
- the nifD gene encoding nitrogenase molybdenum-iron protein alpha chain → MSEALTRESGQKLITEVLAAYPEEARADREKHLYVNDQSMESTGSCVTANRKSLPGVMTIRGCAYAGAKGVVWGPVKDMVHISHGPVGCGQYSWGTRRNYASGTYGIDNFVVFQITSDFQEKDIVFGGDKKLEQMMREIVEMFPLAKGISIMSECPVGLIGDDIEAVAKKMSAELAMPIVPVRCEGFRGVSQSLGHHIANDSVRDHILGKAEPDTTTDYDVTLLGDYNIGGDAWASRLILEEMGLRVIGQWSGDASLNEMMTVHRSKLNLLHCYRSMNYICRAMEEKYGIPWLEYNFFGPTKMEESIRRIASRFDAKIQENAEKVIARRRPMMDAVIARYRPRLEGKKVMLYVGGLRPRHVIGAYEDLGMEVIGAGYEFGHNDDYDRTIKEAKNATLIYDDVTNFEFEKFVDRLRPDLVGSGIKEKYTFQKMGVPFRQMHSWDYSGPYHGYAGFGVFARDMDMAVNAPAYKMITPPWKGKA, encoded by the coding sequence ATGTCAGAAGCGCTCACCCGCGAGTCCGGCCAGAAGTTGATAACGGAAGTCCTCGCCGCATATCCGGAGGAAGCCCGCGCCGACCGCGAGAAGCATCTATACGTCAACGACCAGAGCATGGAATCCACCGGCTCCTGCGTCACCGCCAACCGAAAGTCCCTGCCGGGGGTCATGACCATCCGTGGATGCGCCTACGCCGGGGCGAAAGGTGTGGTGTGGGGGCCGGTGAAGGACATGGTGCACATATCCCACGGCCCTGTCGGGTGCGGCCAGTACAGCTGGGGCACACGGCGCAACTACGCCTCCGGCACGTACGGGATAGACAATTTCGTGGTCTTCCAGATCACAAGCGACTTTCAGGAAAAGGACATTGTCTTCGGCGGCGACAAGAAGCTGGAGCAGATGATGCGGGAGATCGTGGAGATGTTTCCGCTGGCCAAAGGCATTTCGATAATGAGCGAATGCCCCGTGGGGCTCATCGGCGACGACATCGAGGCGGTGGCCAAGAAAATGAGCGCGGAACTTGCCATGCCCATCGTGCCGGTGCGTTGCGAGGGTTTCCGCGGGGTCTCCCAGTCGCTGGGGCACCATATCGCCAACGACTCGGTGCGCGACCACATCCTTGGAAAGGCCGAGCCGGACACGACCACCGACTATGACGTCACCCTGCTTGGGGACTACAACATCGGCGGGGACGCGTGGGCCAGCAGGCTGATCTTAGAGGAGATGGGGCTTCGCGTGATCGGCCAGTGGAGCGGGGACGCCTCTCTAAACGAGATGATGACCGTGCACAGGAGCAAGCTCAACCTGCTCCACTGCTACCGCTCGATGAACTACATCTGCCGGGCAATGGAGGAAAAGTACGGCATTCCGTGGCTGGAATACAACTTCTTCGGGCCGACCAAGATGGAGGAGTCCATCCGCAGGATCGCCTCCCGGTTCGACGCGAAGATACAGGAAAACGCGGAGAAGGTGATCGCCCGGCGCCGGCCGATGATGGACGCGGTGATAGCCAGGTACCGCCCCAGGCTGGAGGGGAAAAAGGTGATGCTGTACGTCGGCGGACTGCGCCCGCGCCATGTGATCGGGGCATATGAGGACCTGGGCATGGAGGTTATCGGGGCCGGTTACGAATTCGGCCATAACGACGATTACGACAGGACGATCAAGGAGGCCAAGAACGCCACCCTGATATACGACGACGTGACGAATTTCGAGTTTGAAAAGTTCGTGGACAGATTGCGGCCCGACCTTGTGGGCTCCGGCATCAAGGAGAAGTACACATTCCAGAAAATGGGGGTGCCTTTCCGCCAGATGCATTCGTGGGACTATTCGGGCCCATATCACGGATACGCCGGGTTCGGGGTGTTCGCGCGGGACATGGACATGGCGGTGAACGCGCCGGCCTACAAGATGATAACGCCCCCCTGGAAGGGCAAGGCTTAG
- the nifK gene encoding nitrogenase molybdenum-iron protein subunit beta, giving the protein MTDKLKVQDHNELFHLEEYQVSREKKKEFEKGASPEKLAETKAYTCSDEYLKKNFGRKALTINPAKACQPLGALLAAVGFDGCMPYVHGSQGCAAYFRSHFIRHFKEPFAAVSDSMTEDSAVFGGQKNIIAGLKNAYGLYKPKIMAVSTTCMAEVIGDDLNAFIKNARKEGAVPDDLPIPFAHTPSFVGSHVTGYDNMMRGILFNLSQNVKVAETDNGKINIIPGFDGFTVGNIREIRRMLDMMGVDHIVLGDNSDALDTPQTGEYHMYNGGTSIEQVAQARNAKATFALLPDSADKSIAGLVKDDWGQIFESSTAPLGLAGTDKWLMKVSEIAGKPIPKALEDERGRALDAMTDSGYYLHGKRFAIYGDPSYVEALVDFYMEMGAEPAHIVVTNGSKRWGRALQKKLDETEFGRNAKVHHGADLWHLRSLMISEPVDFLVGSTHGKILAREMKVPLIRLSFPIFDRHHLHRYATFGYQGIINLLLWTVNTLLDDVDNKAGDFNLDFVR; this is encoded by the coding sequence ATGACTGATAAACTGAAAGTGCAGGATCACAACGAGCTTTTCCATCTGGAAGAGTACCAGGTGTCCCGCGAAAAGAAAAAGGAGTTCGAGAAAGGCGCATCGCCGGAAAAGCTGGCGGAGACGAAGGCGTACACATGCTCGGACGAGTACCTTAAGAAGAACTTCGGCCGCAAGGCGCTCACCATCAATCCGGCGAAGGCCTGCCAGCCGCTGGGGGCGCTCCTGGCCGCCGTGGGATTCGACGGATGCATGCCCTACGTCCACGGATCGCAGGGGTGCGCGGCCTATTTCCGCTCCCACTTCATCCGGCATTTCAAGGAGCCGTTCGCGGCCGTGTCCGACTCCATGACGGAGGACTCGGCGGTGTTCGGCGGGCAGAAGAACATAATCGCCGGGCTGAAGAACGCCTACGGGCTTTACAAGCCGAAGATCATGGCGGTGTCCACCACCTGCATGGCGGAAGTCATCGGCGACGACCTGAACGCGTTCATCAAGAACGCGCGCAAGGAAGGGGCCGTGCCAGACGATCTTCCGATTCCCTTCGCCCACACCCCGTCGTTCGTTGGCAGCCATGTCACCGGCTACGACAACATGATGCGCGGGATACTTTTCAATCTGTCGCAAAACGTCAAAGTGGCGGAGACGGACAACGGGAAGATAAACATCATCCCGGGATTCGACGGATTCACGGTGGGCAACATCCGGGAGATACGCCGGATGCTGGACATGATGGGGGTGGACCACATCGTTCTCGGCGACAACAGCGATGCGCTGGACACTCCGCAGACCGGCGAATACCACATGTACAACGGCGGCACCAGCATCGAGCAAGTGGCGCAGGCGCGAAACGCGAAAGCTACTTTCGCGCTGCTGCCAGACAGCGCGGACAAGTCCATCGCAGGGCTGGTCAAGGACGACTGGGGGCAGATATTCGAATCATCCACCGCCCCCCTCGGCCTCGCCGGGACGGACAAGTGGCTGATGAAAGTGTCCGAAATCGCTGGCAAGCCGATACCCAAGGCGCTTGAGGACGAACGCGGCAGGGCGCTGGACGCCATGACCGATTCCGGCTATTACCTGCACGGCAAGCGGTTCGCGATTTACGGCGATCCTTCATATGTGGAGGCCCTTGTGGACTTCTATATGGAGATGGGCGCCGAACCGGCCCACATAGTGGTGACCAACGGATCAAAACGCTGGGGCAGGGCTCTCCAGAAAAAGCTGGATGAGACGGAATTCGGCCGCAACGCCAAGGTCCATCACGGAGCCGACCTGTGGCACCTTCGGTCCTTGATGATATCCGAGCCGGTGGACTTCCTGGTTGGGAGCACCCACGGGAAAATCCTGGCGCGGGAGATGAAAGTTCCGTTGATACGGCTTTCGTTCCCTATTTTCGACAGGCACCACCTGCACAGGTACGCCACCTTCGGATACCAGGGGATTATCAATCTTCTGCTATGGACGGTGAACACACTGCTCGACGACGTGGACAACAAGGCCGGGGATTTCAACCTTGATTTCGTGAGGTAG
- the nifE gene encoding nitrogenase iron-molybdenum cofactor biosynthesis protein NifE, translating to MNLSTLRELYKEPACSHNAAKKDAACPRPTPGKAAGGCSFDGAQITLVPITDAAHIVHGPAGCVGNTWNNRGALSSGPRMNRMAFTSDISNNDVVFGGEKKLYKAVREIIAKYSPPAVFVYQTCVTSMIGDDVNALCKAVREKTGTPVIPVDAPGFTGTKNFGNRLAGDALLRHVIGTAEPATPHPYNVNLIGEFNIAGELWGILPLLDRLDIRLICSLSGDARFGDIAKMHRADVNMMVCSRALLNVARRMKEKYGIPYFEGSFYGASNTGAALMKIARIIGNKALVSKAEALVNEETQRIAPELKSLKERLAGKKALLYTGGVKSWSIVGALQELGMKVIATGTKKSTEEDKARIKELMGDETVMISEGAPRKLLQVFHESGADVMLAGGRNQYTALKARIPFVDVNQERHTPYTGYDGHVRFGEAVAGAIESPALAIARRPCPFGEI from the coding sequence GTGAACCTTTCCACGCTGCGGGAACTTTACAAGGAGCCCGCATGCTCGCACAACGCCGCGAAGAAGGACGCCGCCTGCCCCCGCCCCACACCGGGGAAGGCGGCGGGCGGATGCTCCTTCGACGGGGCGCAGATAACCCTTGTCCCCATAACGGACGCCGCGCACATCGTCCACGGCCCGGCTGGCTGCGTCGGTAACACGTGGAACAACCGGGGTGCGCTCTCAAGCGGCCCACGGATGAACCGCATGGCGTTCACTTCGGACATTTCCAACAACGACGTGGTGTTTGGCGGGGAAAAAAAGCTTTACAAGGCCGTGCGGGAAATAATCGCAAAGTACAGCCCCCCCGCTGTGTTCGTTTACCAGACATGTGTCACCTCCATGATCGGTGATGATGTGAACGCGCTATGCAAGGCGGTGAGGGAAAAGACCGGAACGCCAGTGATCCCGGTGGACGCGCCCGGCTTCACAGGCACAAAGAATTTCGGCAACAGGCTGGCGGGAGACGCGCTATTGCGCCATGTGATCGGGACGGCCGAGCCTGCCACGCCACATCCATATAACGTGAACCTGATCGGCGAATTTAACATCGCAGGGGAGCTTTGGGGGATATTGCCCCTGCTCGACAGGCTGGACATACGGTTGATCTGCTCCCTTTCTGGAGACGCCCGGTTTGGCGATATCGCCAAGATGCACCGGGCGGACGTGAACATGATGGTCTGCTCCAGAGCGTTGCTGAACGTGGCGCGCAGGATGAAAGAAAAGTATGGAATACCATACTTCGAAGGATCGTTCTATGGCGCCTCCAACACCGGCGCCGCATTGATGAAAATAGCGCGGATCATTGGAAATAAAGCGCTCGTAAGCAAGGCGGAGGCGCTGGTGAACGAAGAAACGCAAAGGATCGCGCCGGAGCTGAAATCGTTGAAAGAACGGCTGGCCGGCAAAAAGGCGCTCCTATACACCGGCGGGGTGAAAAGCTGGTCCATCGTGGGGGCGTTGCAGGAACTGGGGATGAAGGTGATTGCAACCGGCACGAAAAAGTCCACGGAAGAGGACAAGGCCAGGATAAAGGAACTGATGGGGGACGAGACGGTGATGATAAGCGAAGGGGCGCCACGCAAGCTGTTGCAGGTGTTCCATGAAAGCGGGGCGGACGTGATGCTGGCCGGCGGGAGGAACCAGTACACAGCGCTCAAGGCGCGCATCCCTTTCGTGGACGTCAACCAGGAGCGCCACACGCCATACACCGGTTACGACGGCCACGTCCGATTCGGCGAGGCTGTGGCCGGGGCTATAGAGTCCCCCGCGTTAGCCATTGCCCGGCGGCCATGCCCGTTTGGAGAAATATGA
- the nifN gene encoding nitrogenase iron-molybdenum cofactor biosynthesis protein NifN has translation MMKHYSANPIKLSQPAGAALAFMGVKGCVPLWHGSQGCTAFAKILFIQHFREPMPFQTTALTHTTVVMGGDTNAAEAMDNVRSGAKIIGLLTTGVTETSGADVARIAKAAVADNPGVPVVAVSVPDFEGSLQTGYVKACKAMLDILARPRIAPRRKQVAVFAGPYVTPGEVETIRDVIEDFGLRPVIFPDLGASLGGYLAEDEYSPATIGGTLVDEIETLADSAMVMSVGNSMNAMAKEFSCTHGIEHFHFDSLATLDEMDGFLSALSSRFKATVPGRYIKQRRRFLDTALDTQFYLNGKKAAVAGDPEFVTRWAEPLTAMGMKVTAVATPGHGDWPVGDLEDLRGMIESDPVDILIGNSHVAELAGELGLPAIRSGIPVSDRIGEPQTVRLGYNGASALLMELANAFMGGARHAEPYISTLRAGV, from the coding sequence ATGATGAAACACTATTCGGCCAATCCCATAAAGCTGTCGCAGCCGGCCGGGGCGGCCCTTGCCTTCATGGGGGTGAAAGGGTGCGTGCCGCTGTGGCACGGATCGCAGGGTTGCACGGCGTTCGCCAAAATACTATTCATCCAGCATTTCCGGGAGCCGATGCCGTTCCAGACAACGGCGCTCACCCACACCACCGTTGTGATGGGGGGTGACACGAACGCGGCGGAGGCCATGGACAACGTGCGATCAGGCGCGAAGATAATCGGGCTGCTCACAACCGGCGTGACGGAGACTTCCGGGGCCGATGTGGCGCGGATCGCAAAAGCGGCCGTCGCGGACAATCCGGGCGTCCCGGTGGTGGCGGTGAGCGTTCCGGATTTTGAGGGATCGCTCCAGACCGGCTACGTGAAAGCGTGCAAAGCCATGCTCGACATCTTGGCCAGACCGCGCATCGCGCCCCGGCGCAAGCAGGTGGCGGTGTTCGCCGGGCCATACGTCACGCCGGGCGAAGTTGAAACAATAAGGGACGTGATAGAGGACTTCGGATTGCGCCCCGTGATTTTTCCCGACCTTGGCGCAAGCCTTGGTGGCTATCTTGCGGAAGATGAATACTCGCCCGCCACAATCGGCGGGACGCTGGTGGACGAGATAGAAACTCTCGCCGACTCCGCCATGGTGATGTCCGTTGGAAACTCCATGAACGCCATGGCAAAGGAATTTTCGTGCACACACGGCATCGAGCATTTTCATTTTGACAGCCTCGCCACGCTCGATGAGATGGACGGATTTTTGTCCGCGCTCTCTAGCCGGTTTAAAGCAACCGTCCCCGGCCGTTACATAAAGCAACGCCGGCGCTTTCTGGACACGGCCTTGGACACGCAGTTTTATCTTAACGGTAAAAAGGCCGCAGTGGCGGGCGATCCGGAGTTCGTCACACGATGGGCGGAGCCGCTTACGGCGATGGGAATGAAAGTCACCGCCGTCGCCACGCCGGGGCATGGCGATTGGCCGGTGGGGGACCTGGAGGATTTGCGCGGCATGATCGAGAGTGATCCGGTGGACATCCTGATCGGGAACAGCCACGTGGCGGAACTGGCCGGTGAACTGGGCCTGCCAGCCATCAGAAGCGGCATCCCGGTGAGCGACAGGATCGGGGAACCGCAGACCGTGCGACTGGGCTACAACGGCGCTTCGGCGCTGCTTATGGAACTGGCCAACGCGTTCATGGGCGGAGCGCGCCACGCAGAGCCGTATATATCAACGTTGCGCGCGGGAGTGTGA
- the nifX gene encoding nitrogen fixation protein NifX: MRVAFATTDGQEVNDHFGWAKMFVLYDVSREGVTKAGKVTFSGEGLSENGNDDKLTGKIEALAGCHIICCEAIGGVAAARLTNRRMHPMVVRDESSITAILNTLKGTLNGTPPPWIRKITGAGDPGRFDRFEEDDD; this comes from the coding sequence TTGCGTGTGGCCTTCGCCACCACCGACGGGCAAGAGGTCAACGACCATTTCGGATGGGCGAAAATGTTCGTCCTTTACGACGTGTCCAGGGAAGGCGTCACAAAGGCCGGCAAAGTGACGTTCTCCGGCGAAGGGCTAAGCGAGAATGGCAACGATGACAAGCTGACCGGTAAGATCGAGGCGCTTGCCGGGTGCCACATTATCTGCTGCGAGGCGATAGGGGGCGTTGCGGCGGCTCGGCTGACCAACAGAAGGATGCATCCTATGGTGGTCCGGGACGAGAGTTCCATCACGGCCATACTCAATACGCTCAAAGGCACATTGAACGGGACCCCGCCTCCATGGATAAGGAAGATCACCGGCGCCGGGGATCCGGGGCGGTTTGACAGGTTCGAGGAAGACGATGATTGA
- the fdxB gene encoding ferredoxin III, nif-specific, translated as MSAGVSYRKNGEPYAASYIASIDPEECIGCGRCYKVCGQGVFNLAERSSLGLEDDDYEDEGAMVMTVANDGLCIGCLACSRVCTKNCHSFERAA; from the coding sequence ATGAGCGCGGGAGTGTCATACAGGAAAAACGGCGAGCCGTACGCGGCAAGCTATATCGCGTCCATAGACCCGGAGGAGTGCATCGGGTGCGGGCGGTGCTACAAGGTGTGCGGCCAGGGAGTGTTCAACCTGGCGGAACGCTCGTCGCTGGGTCTTGAGGACGACGACTATGAGGACGAGGGGGCCATGGTGATGACTGTGGCCAACGACGGGCTTTGCATAGGCTGCCTTGCCTGCTCGCGCGTCTGCACGAAAAACTGCCATTCTTTCGAGCGGGCGGCGTAG
- the draG gene encoding ADP-ribosyl-[dinitrogen reductase] hydrolase, which yields MVPAAVRERALASYLGLAIGDALGATTEFMTPQEIRSAYGVHNELRGGGWLHIKPGRVTDDTQMAMALGDSIIEKGKVEPKAAADAFIGWMRSKPPDIGGTVRRGLQRYIVNGTTEAEPSEQAAGNGAAMRNLPVALAALNDDELFRDWSMAQAHVTHNNRLSDGGTVLLCDMARQAVVNGQTAPLHSIARMWIALYPEFEYKKFKTSDSDGYIVHTARVVLNFFFNTLDFESCLTGVVNIGGDADTNAALAGQIAGAFYGLDSIPSRWLKKLDPAVRDRIEKQVDGLLEISARQSMSTTSDI from the coding sequence ATGGTCCCGGCGGCCGTCCGGGAAAGGGCGCTGGCCTCATACTTAGGATTGGCCATCGGGGACGCGCTTGGCGCCACGACGGAGTTTATGACGCCCCAGGAAATCCGTTCGGCGTACGGCGTCCACAACGAGCTTAGGGGTGGAGGGTGGCTGCATATTAAGCCGGGCCGCGTCACGGACGACACGCAGATGGCGATGGCCCTTGGCGATTCGATCATCGAAAAGGGAAAAGTTGAGCCAAAGGCCGCCGCCGATGCTTTCATAGGGTGGATGCGCTCCAAACCGCCGGACATCGGGGGTACTGTGCGAAGGGGGCTGCAGCGCTATATCGTCAACGGGACGACCGAGGCGGAGCCTTCGGAACAGGCGGCCGGCAACGGCGCCGCGATGCGGAACCTTCCCGTGGCGCTCGCCGCGCTAAACGATGATGAATTGTTCCGCGACTGGAGCATGGCGCAGGCGCATGTCACCCATAACAACCGCCTTTCCGACGGCGGGACCGTGCTCCTTTGCGATATGGCCCGGCAGGCTGTCGTAAACGGCCAGACCGCGCCTCTGCACTCAATCGCCAGGATGTGGATCGCGCTATATCCGGAGTTCGAATACAAGAAATTCAAGACCTCCGATTCGGACGGTTATATCGTCCATACGGCGAGGGTCGTCCTGAACTTCTTCTTCAACACTCTCGACTTCGAGTCTTGCCTGACCGGCGTGGTGAACATCGGGGGGGATGCGGACACAAACGCGGCCCTGGCCGGACAGATCGCCGGTGCATTCTATGGGCTGGACTCTATTCCTTCAAGGTGGTTAAAAAAACTCGATCCGGCGGTGAGGGATCGGATCGAAAAACAGGTGGACGGTCTTTTGGAGATAAGCGCCCGTCAAAGCATGTCCACCACTTCGGATATATAG
- a CDS encoding NAD(+)--dinitrogen-reductase ADP-D-ribosyltransferase, with protein MPHAHLLRTNLIGLPTVSFASPAFNISPSPVRINGVLEMNQPLFEALDRFDREETAAVFMEHMRVMFGLDQEDREPEAKRIYRANYLRLLRGWIFDSNRPDGAVMKGWVESRFGLMPLFHRESIPNINCKAYWNYLSERMTPRFHNNSIFAQFDLLYEFAQYWLHRFGDEEGKITLYRGANDMKRESQIVEKREKKLWVVRNNSLVSYTSSLERASEFGDTILKIEAPFEKILCFPELLPGKIPGAESEHIVIGGDYISEVVDML; from the coding sequence ATGCCGCATGCGCATCTTTTACGCACGAACCTGATAGGCCTGCCCACGGTTTCGTTCGCCTCACCCGCGTTCAACATTTCCCCCTCCCCGGTGCGGATAAACGGCGTGCTGGAAATGAACCAACCGCTTTTCGAAGCCCTGGACAGGTTTGACAGGGAGGAGACCGCTGCGGTCTTCATGGAACATATGCGGGTGATGTTCGGGCTGGACCAGGAAGATAGGGAGCCTGAGGCCAAAAGGATATACCGCGCCAACTACCTTCGATTGCTTCGCGGATGGATTTTCGATTCCAACAGGCCGGATGGGGCGGTGATGAAGGGATGGGTGGAGTCCCGGTTCGGGCTCATGCCGCTGTTCCACAGGGAGAGCATCCCGAACATAAACTGCAAGGCGTACTGGAACTATCTTTCGGAAAGGATGACTCCGCGTTTCCACAACAATTCCATATTCGCCCAGTTCGACCTTTTGTACGAATTCGCCCAATACTGGCTACACCGGTTCGGCGACGAGGAGGGAAAAATAACCCTGTACCGCGGCGCCAACGACATGAAAAGGGAGAGCCAGATAGTCGAAAAACGCGAGAAGAAACTTTGGGTGGTGCGCAATAACAGCCTGGTCAGCTACACATCGAGCCTTGAGCGGGCCAGCGAATTCGGCGACACCATCCTTAAAATAGAGGCGCCTTTCGAAAAAATCTTATGCTTCCCGGAGTTGCTTCCCGGCAAAATCCCGGGCGCCGAGAGCGAACACATCGTCATCGGCGGGGACTATATATCCGAAGTGGTGGACATGCTTTGA
- the nifB gene encoding nitrogenase cofactor biosynthesis protein NifB, giving the protein MSECKTLYGAGPDEITARHPCYSASAHHLFARMHLAVAPACNIQCNYCNRKYDCASESRPGVVSERLSPDEALTKVYHVAAKVKELSVIGIAGPGDALAAPERTFKTLRLIKEHFPDLTLCLSTNGMALPEHAQELYELGVRHITVTVNTFDPATANRIYAWALVDGHKATGVEAMEYFLARQRDGIRMMADLGALVKVNSILIPGINAHELPSLSRKLKLMGAHMHNIMPLISDPAHGTAFGLAHMAEPSAAELENAREACGDIQQMAHCRQCRADAVGKLSEDRFADFSKARFAGVSCAIPADNGAAGREKWREHAARFISTRGGGDKVANCEKRGGSYLVAALSKSMGLVNQHFGHAKEFYIYRVADGQARLVNVRKVKRSFCDGPMTCGDESAALDDIIGTIQDCDAVVCLKVGYGPHKALTAAGIAPVTDMPYMQMEHAAAAAAERLDSMNIAPELPLEKKGSAP; this is encoded by the coding sequence GTGAGCGAGTGTAAGACATTATACGGAGCCGGGCCAGATGAAATAACGGCGCGCCATCCGTGCTACTCGGCGTCCGCCCATCATCTGTTCGCCAGGATGCACCTGGCCGTGGCTCCTGCATGCAACATCCAGTGCAACTATTGCAACCGCAAATACGATTGCGCCAGCGAAAGCAGGCCGGGCGTCGTTTCCGAACGTCTGTCCCCCGATGAGGCGCTGACGAAAGTTTATCATGTGGCCGCGAAAGTAAAAGAGCTTTCCGTGATAGGCATTGCGGGCCCGGGGGACGCTTTGGCGGCGCCTGAACGCACGTTCAAAACACTGCGCCTTATAAAGGAGCATTTCCCCGATCTGACGCTGTGCCTTTCCACCAACGGCATGGCGCTCCCGGAGCATGCGCAGGAGCTTTACGAGCTTGGCGTGAGGCATATAACGGTGACGGTGAACACTTTCGATCCGGCCACCGCGAACAGAATTTACGCCTGGGCGCTTGTGGACGGACATAAAGCCACGGGCGTAGAGGCTATGGAATACTTTCTCGCCCGCCAGCGGGATGGGATCCGGATGATGGCCGATCTTGGAGCGCTGGTGAAGGTGAACTCCATTTTGATCCCTGGGATCAACGCACATGAGCTTCCATCGCTTTCCAGAAAGCTAAAGCTCATGGGCGCCCACATGCATAACATCATGCCGCTGATTTCCGACCCTGCCCATGGGACGGCGTTCGGCCTTGCCCATATGGCGGAGCCGTCTGCCGCGGAACTGGAAAATGCGAGGGAAGCATGCGGGGATATACAGCAGATGGCCCATTGCAGGCAATGCCGGGCCGACGCGGTGGGCAAGCTTTCGGAGGACAGGTTCGCGGATTTTTCAAAAGCGCGGTTTGCCGGCGTCTCATGCGCCATCCCCGCGGATAACGGAGCCGCCGGCAGGGAGAAATGGCGCGAGCATGCCGCGAGGTTTATCTCCACCCGTGGCGGAGGGGATAAAGTAGCGAATTGTGAAAAGCGCGGCGGTTCGTATCTTGTCGCCGCCCTTTCCAAGAGTATGGGGCTTGTGAACCAGCATTTCGGCCACGCCAAAGAGTTCTATATATACAGAGTCGCGGATGGGCAGGCCCGGCTTGTGAATGTGCGCAAAGTGAAGCGAAGCTTTTGCGATGGCCCGATGACGTGCGGGGATGAATCGGCGGCCCTTGATGACATTATCGGGACAATACAGGATTGCGACGCGGTTGTGTGCCTGAAGGTTGGTTACGGGCCGCACAAGGCGTTGACAGCGGCGGGGATCGCGCCCGTGACGGACATGCCATACATGCAGATGGAACACGCGGCGGCGGCGGCGGCGGAGCGTCTGGACTCAATGAATATCGCGCCGGAATTGCCCCTTGAAAAGAAAGGATCGGCGCCATGA
- the nifT gene encoding putative nitrogen fixation protein NifT, which translates to MKVTIRSQDGALTVYIAKKDLEARVVATDPAHVFGGTLELTGGMKIYVEPLSDIPKLPLTVEARRL; encoded by the coding sequence ATGAAAGTGACAATAAGATCACAGGACGGGGCGCTGACGGTCTATATCGCCAAGAAGGACCTGGAGGCGCGCGTAGTGGCCACCGATCCGGCGCACGTTTTCGGGGGAACGCTTGAGCTCACCGGCGGGATGAAGATTTATGTGGAGCCGTTAAGCGATATCCCCAAACTTCCCTTGACCGTAGAAGCAAGGAGACTTTGA